In Borrelia hispanica CRI, the genomic stretch ATATGCTTAAAGTAGCCTTAGCCGTATCAACTGCTGCTCTTATTCCCTTATTTAATACACCTTCTTTATCAACATCTACTGATGCTTTTCCTGCTACTTTCTCTAATTCGCCTGATGCAAAACCTATCTTTTCTCCTAGACTGTTAAAATACCTCCCTACATCTTCCTTTTTTGTATCTTTATTAACTTTAAATCCCAATACATCTGACATTAACTCTATAAATGCATAAAATGCCCTCTCTGCACTTCTCCCTACTTACATCATTGCTCCTCTTAATCCTCTCCCGTCTCCTCCTCCTGCGCCTTCTCCTCCCTTTACTCCCCCACTATTACATCCCCATCACCATAACTACCATCATCACCATCATTATCATTATTCCTTTTACTATTCTTCTCCCCATCTTCTCTCCTCTCTTTCCTCTCTCTATTTCTCTTCTCCCTTCTATTTTTCCTATTCTCATTTTCTTCGCCTCCTTGTTTTTTCTTACTTTATAGCTTTTTATAGCTTATTTGCTTTTCTTTTATTTACTTAGCTTATCTTTTAAGGACTAGAAGCAAAAAATATGATTTATATAGAAATAAATTTATATAACATATACAATACCGCAAATAAAAAAAAGAGAGCTCTCTTGCTCTCATTAACTAAGTTTTTATTTGAAAAATTCAACTATATTCTCAATTATCCTAATGATCTTACTCTTTTATTCATTAATTTTGGCAACAGACCCTTCTCCTTGTTTAATTTTTACTAATACCTCATTAATCCCTTTTAATCCTTCATCCACTCTATTCCTGATTGCTATTACCAATGTACTTAATACCTTATTTACTGCACTTGCTACTGTTCCATTCATTGCATGAGCTGATTTATCCTCATTACTTTTAGCCGCAAATCTACCATCTTTCGCCATCCCTCTCAATGCTATCCCTGCTGCTATTACTGCATCTTTCTTTGCATCATCTTTAATCTCTTTTTTATTAGCAACAGCTGGAGCAACAGCAATTTCAGCTGCATCTGTTGCTTTCTCAACTCCCTCAGCATTATTCACTGCAGGATTTTCTTTAGACTTCGCTATTGCCTTCAATATATCAGCACCACTTACAGATCCTATTGATGCACTCGCCTTAGCTGCCTCTGCTTCTGTTGCATCATCAGCAGTGTTACTAAACAACTTCCCAATATCCTTCTTATCATCCTCTGCGGTCTTAGTAGCTTCTGCACTACCTTCACCCTCACTCAACACTATTCCAACAATTGCCTTTATTCCTTTTACTAATGAAATAACAGATTCTTTATTAGCAGCCACTGCAGCCTGATTTTTAACAGCATTACCAATAAGAATACCATCATTAGCACCCTTTGCTGCTTCCTTTGCCCCTTCTTCGATCTTACTTATCTTCCCAATAAATCCCTCTATCTTCTCTTTCACCTTTTCATAACTTCCATGTTCTTCTAAAATTTTTACTAATTTCCCTTTCACTGT encodes the following:
- a CDS encoding variable large family protein encodes the protein MKRIVKGIMVMVVMVVMGCNSGGVKDPEKVFLSEMVNLGKGFLDVFVSFGDMITETLGIKADTKKSDIGVYFTKIENTMKTVKGKLVKILEEHGSYEKVKEKIEGFIGKISKIEEGAKEAAKGANDGILIGNAVKNQAAVAANKESVISLVKGIKAIVGIVLSEGEGSAEATKTAEDDKKDIGKLFSNTADDATEAEAAKASASIGSVSGADILKAIAKSKENPAVNNAEGVEKATDAAEIAVAPAVANKKEIKDDAKKDAVIAAGIALRGMAKDGRFAAKSNEDKSAHAMNGTVASAVNKVLSTLVIAIRNRVDEGLKGINEVLVKIKQGEGSVAKINE